In Nostoc sp. CENA543, a single genomic region encodes these proteins:
- the chlP gene encoding geranylgeranyl reductase yields MTLRVAVVGSGPAGSSAAETLAKAGIETYLFERKLDNAKPCGGAIPLCMVSEFDLPPEIIDRQVRKMKMISPSNREVDINLLNQEEYIGMCRREVLDGFLRNRAAKLGAVLINATVHKVDIPSNNTDPYTIHYVDHSEGAATGIAKSLKVDLIIGADGANSRIAKEMDAGDYNYAIAFQERIRLPEDKMAYYNELAEMYVGNDVSTDFYAWVFPKYDHVAVGTGTMHVNKASIKQLQAGIRARATEKLAGGKIIKVEAHPIPEHPRPRRVVGRIALVGDAAGYVTKSSGEGIYFAAKSGRMCAETIVEVSQNGSRIPTEKEIKLYLQRWDKKYGLTYKVLDILQTVFYRSDATREAFVEMCADLDVQKLTFDSYLYKTVVPANPITQLKITAKTIGSLLRGNALAP; encoded by the coding sequence TTGACACTACGGGTTGCTGTTGTTGGGTCAGGCCCAGCTGGTTCCTCTGCTGCTGAAACACTAGCAAAGGCTGGGATTGAAACCTACCTGTTTGAGCGTAAGCTCGATAACGCCAAGCCTTGCGGGGGTGCGATACCTCTGTGCATGGTGAGTGAATTTGATCTACCACCAGAAATTATTGATCGGCAAGTGCGGAAGATGAAAATGATTTCACCTTCCAATCGTGAGGTTGATATCAATCTATTAAATCAAGAAGAATATATAGGAATGTGCCGCCGCGAAGTGCTAGATGGCTTCTTGCGGAATCGGGCGGCGAAATTGGGTGCGGTTTTAATTAATGCCACTGTTCATAAAGTAGATATACCATCAAATAACACTGATCCATATACTATTCACTATGTTGATCATAGTGAAGGTGCTGCAACAGGGATTGCTAAAAGCCTGAAAGTGGATTTGATTATCGGGGCGGATGGTGCTAATTCCCGCATAGCGAAAGAAATGGATGCTGGGGATTATAACTATGCGATCGCATTCCAAGAGCGAATTCGCCTGCCCGAAGATAAAATGGCATACTACAACGAACTTGCCGAAATGTACGTTGGTAACGACGTTTCCACAGACTTCTACGCTTGGGTATTCCCCAAATATGATCACGTTGCGGTGGGAACCGGCACCATGCACGTTAACAAAGCCAGCATCAAACAACTGCAAGCTGGTATCCGCGCCCGTGCTACCGAAAAACTAGCAGGTGGTAAAATCATCAAAGTAGAAGCCCATCCCATCCCTGAACATCCCCGTCCCCGTCGTGTTGTAGGACGAATTGCCCTAGTGGGAGACGCAGCAGGCTATGTCACCAAATCTTCTGGTGAAGGGATTTACTTTGCTGCTAAATCTGGAAGAATGTGTGCAGAAACCATTGTGGAAGTTTCCCAAAACGGTAGCCGCATTCCCACCGAAAAAGAAATCAAGCTGTATCTCCAACGCTGGGATAAAAAATACGGACTCACTTACAAAGTCCTCGACATCCTACAAACAGTCTTCTATCGTTCCGACGCAACCCGCGAAGCATTCGTCGAAATGTGCGCTGACTTGGATGTCCAAAAGCTGACCTTTGATAGCTATCTGTATAAAACAGTCGTCCCCGCTAACCCCATCACTCAGTTAAAGATTACCGCCAAAACCATTGGTAGTTTGCTGCGCGGTAACGCTTTAGCACCCTAA
- a CDS encoding response regulator transcription factor, with product MPRILVIDDDPAISELVAVNLEMAGYDVSQAEDGIKGQALALQLQPDLIMLDLMLPRVDGFTVCQRLRRDERTAEIPVLMLTALSQTQDKVEGFNAGADDYLTKPFEVEEMLARVRALLRRTDRIPQAAKHSEILNYGPLTLVPERFEAIWFHQTVKLTHLEFELLHCLLQRHGQTVSPSEILREVWGYDPDDDIETIRVHIRHLRTKLEPDPRHPRYIKTVYGAGYCLELPSLPPSSEGATTSVVE from the coding sequence ATGCCGAGGATTCTTGTCATAGACGATGACCCAGCAATTTCAGAACTCGTTGCCGTCAACTTGGAAATGGCTGGCTACGATGTAAGTCAAGCCGAAGATGGAATTAAAGGTCAAGCCCTAGCTCTCCAGTTGCAACCAGACTTGATCATGCTTGATCTGATGTTGCCAAGAGTGGATGGTTTTACAGTTTGTCAACGCCTGCGTCGGGACGAACGTACAGCCGAAATACCCGTTTTGATGCTGACTGCCCTTAGTCAAACTCAAGATAAGGTAGAAGGTTTCAACGCTGGCGCAGACGACTATCTCACCAAACCCTTTGAGGTGGAAGAAATGCTGGCGCGAGTCCGCGCCCTACTGCGACGGACTGACCGCATTCCTCAAGCTGCAAAACATAGCGAAATTTTGAACTATGGCCCTTTAACCCTAGTTCCAGAAAGATTCGAGGCGATTTGGTTTCACCAAACGGTAAAACTTACTCACCTTGAATTTGAATTACTGCATTGTTTGCTGCAACGTCATGGTCAAACCGTCTCACCCAGTGAAATCCTCAGAGAAGTTTGGGGATACGACCCTGACGATGACATAGAGACCATTCGTGTGCATATCCGTCACCTCCGAACCAAGCTAGAACCTGATCCCCGCCACCCTCGCTATATTAAAACTGTGTATGGTGCGGGATACTGTCTAGAATTGCCCAGCCTCCCACCATCAAGTGAGGGTGCTACCACATCAGTAGTTGAATGA